The following are encoded together in the Cyanobacterium aponinum PCC 10605 genome:
- a CDS encoding DUF2854 domain-containing protein gives MLRKIPLALVGLTVGSILTVIGFVAYGTGNSTLNLAGFFYGIPLLLGGLALKAAELKPIPFLKETTPEVLALRKEKATATQNQLRLDVTRYRYGQEAHLDEALQRLGLSPTDDERPILTKIQEDKIDNHYALILYFDSPLIKLETWQEKQEKITKFFGPGIEAKISLAGENEIELALITSS, from the coding sequence ATGTTGCGAAAAATTCCCCTAGCATTAGTTGGTTTAACGGTTGGTTCAATTCTCACTGTCATAGGTTTTGTTGCTTATGGCACAGGAAACTCTACCCTTAATTTAGCCGGTTTCTTTTATGGTATTCCCCTCTTGTTAGGAGGATTAGCATTAAAAGCCGCCGAATTAAAGCCGATTCCCTTCTTGAAAGAGACTACCCCCGAAGTTTTAGCTTTAAGAAAAGAAAAAGCTACTGCCACTCAAAATCAATTGAGATTAGATGTTACTCGCTATCGTTACGGACAAGAAGCCCATTTAGATGAAGCCTTACAACGTTTAGGTTTAAGCCCTACGGATGATGAAAGACCCATTTTGACAAAAATTCAAGAAGATAAAATCGATAATCATTATGCTTTGATTTTGTATTTTGACTCACCCTTAATTAAGCTAGAAACTTGGCAGGAAAAACAGGAAAAAATTACGAAGTTTTTTGGCCCCGGAATTGAGGCAAAAATTTCTCTAGCAGGGGAAAATGAAATTGAATTAGCCTTAATAACAAGTTCATAG
- a CDS encoding DUF2839 domain-containing protein, with protein MGESKRRKENLGDDYGKEEKLYPWLPLTKKQAEDAYKLTTRGAWIGIGLLAFTWITIRFIGPGFGWWSVN; from the coding sequence ATGGGAGAATCAAAACGTAGAAAAGAAAACTTAGGGGATGATTACGGTAAAGAAGAAAAACTTTATCCTTGGCTACCCCTCACCAAAAAACAAGCCGAAGATGCTTATAAATTAACCACCCGTGGAGCTTGGATTGGTATTGGACTCTTAGCTTTTACTTGGATTACCATTCGTTTTATCGGTCCGGGTTTTGGTTGGTGGAGCGTTAATTAG
- the acs gene encoding acetate--CoA ligase, protein MSQPTIESILKEKRTFAPSSQFSERACIKSWEQYQELYNRAAQDPIKFWEELAEQELDWFQKWDQVLDWTNPPFAKWFVNGKINISYNCLDRHLTTPRRNKAAIIWEGEPGDSRTLTYAQLHREVCQCANVMKQLGVKKGDVVAIYMPMIPEAAIAMLACARIGAVHSVVFGGFSAEALRDRINAAQAKLVVTADGGFRKDKVVALKEQVDLAIADNHTPSVENVLVVERTKEKVPMEAGRDHWWHDLQAGVSAHCEPEMMDSEDMLFILYTSGSTGKPKGVVHTTGGYNLYSHMTSKWIFDLKDEDVYWCTADVGWITGHSYIVYGPLSNGATSVMYEGVPRPSNLGCFWDIIEKYGVNIFYTAPTAIRAFIKMGEHHPNARDLSSLRLLGTVGEPINPEAWMWYHKVIGKEKCPIVDTWWQTETGGVMITPLPGATPTKPGSATHPFPGIIADVVDLDGNPVGDNEGGYLVIKHPWPGMMRTVYGDPDRFRNTYWEHIAPKDGQYLYFAGDGARRDEDGYFWVMGRVDDVINVSGHRLGTMEVESALVSHPAVAEAAVVGKPDDIKGEEIFAFITLEGGFTPSDELANELKAHVVQEIGAIARPGEIRFTDGMPKTRSGKIMRRLLRSLASGQEIAGDTSTLEDRGVLDKLREGA, encoded by the coding sequence ATGTCTCAACCAACTATTGAATCGATACTTAAAGAAAAACGTACCTTTGCCCCTTCATCGCAATTTTCAGAAAGAGCTTGTATAAAAAGTTGGGAGCAATATCAAGAATTATATAATCGGGCGGCTCAAGACCCCATTAAATTCTGGGAAGAATTAGCAGAGCAAGAACTAGATTGGTTTCAAAAGTGGGATCAGGTTCTCGATTGGACTAATCCTCCCTTTGCTAAGTGGTTCGTGAATGGAAAAATAAATATTTCTTATAACTGCCTCGATCGCCATTTAACCACCCCAAGACGCAATAAAGCCGCCATTATCTGGGAAGGAGAACCAGGTGACAGTCGTACTTTAACTTATGCTCAACTTCATCGGGAAGTGTGTCAATGCGCCAACGTGATGAAGCAATTAGGAGTGAAAAAAGGGGATGTTGTTGCTATTTATATGCCCATGATTCCCGAAGCTGCGATCGCCATGTTAGCCTGTGCCAGAATTGGGGCGGTGCATAGTGTGGTATTTGGGGGATTTAGTGCCGAAGCTCTCAGGGATAGAATTAACGCCGCTCAAGCAAAATTAGTGGTAACTGCTGACGGTGGTTTCCGTAAAGATAAAGTAGTTGCTTTAAAAGAGCAGGTTGACTTAGCCATTGCTGATAACCATACCCCTAGCGTAGAAAATGTGTTGGTGGTAGAACGTACCAAAGAAAAAGTACCCATGGAAGCAGGTAGAGATCATTGGTGGCATGACTTACAAGCAGGTGTTTCTGCCCATTGTGAACCCGAAATGATGGATAGTGAGGATATGCTATTTATTCTCTATACCAGTGGTAGCACGGGCAAACCGAAGGGGGTAGTTCACACCACAGGGGGGTATAACCTTTACTCTCACATGACTAGCAAATGGATTTTTGACCTCAAAGATGAGGATGTTTACTGGTGTACTGCTGATGTGGGTTGGATTACAGGTCACAGTTATATCGTTTATGGGCCTCTTTCCAATGGTGCTACCAGCGTCATGTATGAAGGTGTACCTCGTCCTTCTAACCTTGGTTGTTTCTGGGATATAATCGAGAAATATGGAGTAAATATTTTCTATACCGCTCCCACTGCTATCCGTGCGTTTATCAAAATGGGAGAACATCACCCCAACGCCCGTGACTTGTCTTCTTTAAGGCTTTTAGGTACAGTGGGCGAACCCATTAACCCAGAAGCATGGATGTGGTATCATAAGGTAATCGGGAAAGAAAAATGTCCCATTGTGGATACTTGGTGGCAAACGGAAACAGGGGGCGTTATGATTACTCCTCTCCCCGGTGCGACTCCTACTAAACCGGGTTCAGCTACCCATCCTTTCCCCGGTATCATTGCCGATGTGGTGGATTTAGATGGGAATCCTGTGGGTGATAATGAGGGCGGTTATTTGGTGATTAAGCATCCTTGGCCCGGTATGATGAGAACAGTATATGGAGATCCCGATCGCTTCCGTAATACTTATTGGGAACATATCGCCCCGAAAGATGGACAGTATCTCTATTTTGCTGGAGATGGTGCGAGACGGGATGAAGATGGTTATTTTTGGGTAATGGGTCGTGTTGACGATGTAATCAATGTTTCTGGACACCGTTTAGGCACAATGGAAGTGGAATCAGCTTTAGTATCTCATCCTGCGGTAGCAGAGGCGGCGGTTGTCGGTAAACCTGATGATATTAAAGGGGAGGAAATCTTTGCTTTTATTACCCTTGAAGGTGGTTTTACTCCCAGTGATGAGTTAGCAAATGAGCTTAAAGCCCATGTCGTCCAAGAAATAGGTGCGATCGCACGTCCGGGAGAAATCAGATTTACGGATGGAATGCCAAAGACTCGTTCAGGGAAAATTATGCGCAGATTATTGCGTAGTCTAGCCTCTGGGCAAGAGATTGCAGGGGATACTTCTACTTTAGAAGATCGTGGCGTCTTAGATAAATTAAGAGAAGGGGCATAA
- a CDS encoding PAS domain S-box protein has product MNHETRINSIIIDYCPFVISPETSFVDVLKKLLMGHDFLIVANNSFPLGYISPHIIIKIVAENINLYSLRAKNFCQSFPYISIDNLPDVFTIANNLYLNKYQLYGCLNEQGFLKGIITPHSICQYFNTEYIYQKISVNEVIKPNLKIVHPHQSLINIINILNEDSSNDGLIIEKDSRCEIFSYRTILKTILEPDWKVKKVKDLESEDLSCFISTEKISIISNLVINDSLLLVSNNFQGKSSNYNCDLVDNLPSEDVKNFSCGVCSRLFLVTPKRLLKVLTPSWQFQYLKRKQQEIDTVKTAFKIEQKQVEQEKILSQLSYRIRKSLQLDTILHSTVNEVRQFLDCDRVIVYQLYPDGDGVIIAESVVEGVMSIHGRVVQDHCFAKDFIQPYLNGRIQAVDDVFEGNLSPCHLDLLLGIQIRANLVVPIIYHDGLWGLLAAQNCRQTRHWLEEEIVLLQKLGSQVAIAIQQSEYAQKALEIAKYQTAIASLGNTALLNNDIQTLINDTVEIVSDTLKVEYCDILELQANQASFLVKAGKGWSSDWIGSAQVGSSPRWMPGYTLKVMQPVITDDLLVETRFSPSPFLHNTGILSGATVNIGGEDNYFGVIGVYSKIPRKFTREEINFLQTISNVLATAIDKNRTQMQLDYFFNLSLDMFCITGVDGSFKRINSSFLTTLGYEEKEIIKGNILSFIHPDDLEITKAELEKLSRGFKSVNFENRWLTKDGQYRWLAWKSLPYEEGLIYAVARDITLAKQAESQLRSLNEELEIRVRDRTEELEQTTTRLRTFVQTAGTILVVLNQEYRIVEWNEEAEKIFGWQRDSVLGEDYFLLFVAPSNREDLKDIFNKTLNQGQVQRNLETKILTADGSERTLLWNINRFTDNHGQGIGIIACGQDIEEVRLAQLRWKLSEERFRSIFNQAAVGIVQVSLPGKLVLANDKFIQLLGFDRNDLVDVDFHSLIHPDDVSATLTDLSYLLNANQATFEREVRIRCNSNSHDCFLWINLNMSVVWVAVEPSYFIAVINDISDRKKAEESLQESEARLNSVLSSLQDVVWSMSLPDLKLRYINPACQILYGYSPADILANRGILLEMVIPEYHQEVESTWKNIMENYHLGVLQNQKEMNWEIEYKIQLSNGLHRWIRERSHIVYDKYGRAVSIDGISTDVTERHEAEEKLFKSLQEKEILLKEIHHRVKNNLYVISGLLNLQSSYIEDEQVRSLFDDSQNRIQTMAVIHEQLYQSDDLSQINFADYINRLVSNLFLSYNHYHTGIKPVTYLQECRLNIETAIPAGLLINELVTNAFKHAFPTGEGEVTINLIAKEEDIELEVKDNGIGLPDNLNIEQTNSLGLRLVRLLAQQLDAEIVVESEKNQGSCFRLCFKP; this is encoded by the coding sequence ATGAATCATGAAACTCGTATAAATAGTATCATTATTGATTATTGTCCTTTTGTCATTTCTCCTGAGACTTCCTTTGTTGATGTCTTAAAAAAGTTGTTAATGGGTCATGATTTTTTAATTGTTGCTAATAACTCATTTCCTCTCGGTTATATTTCTCCTCATATCATTATCAAAATTGTGGCAGAGAATATTAATCTTTATTCTCTTAGGGCTAAAAATTTTTGTCAATCTTTTCCTTATATTTCCATTGATAATCTTCCTGATGTTTTTACCATTGCAAATAATCTTTATCTAAATAAATATCAACTTTATGGATGTTTAAATGAGCAAGGTTTTTTAAAAGGAATTATTACTCCTCATAGTATATGTCAATATTTTAATACTGAATATATTTATCAAAAAATTTCTGTTAATGAAGTTATAAAGCCCAATTTAAAAATTGTTCATCCTCATCAATCATTAATTAATATAATCAATATTTTAAATGAAGATTCGTCTAATGATGGACTTATTATAGAAAAGGATTCAAGGTGTGAAATTTTTAGCTATCGTACTATTTTAAAAACTATTTTAGAACCTGATTGGAAAGTCAAAAAGGTTAAAGATTTAGAGTCTGAAGATTTATCTTGTTTTATTAGTACCGAAAAAATAAGTATTATTAGTAACTTAGTTATCAATGATTCTCTCTTATTAGTAAGTAATAATTTTCAAGGGAAATCGAGTAATTATAATTGTGATTTAGTTGATAATTTACCATCAGAAGATGTTAAAAATTTTTCTTGTGGAGTTTGTAGTCGTCTTTTTTTAGTAACTCCTAAACGGTTATTAAAAGTGCTAACTCCTTCTTGGCAATTTCAATATTTAAAACGGAAACAACAGGAAATAGATACTGTCAAAACTGCTTTTAAAATAGAACAAAAACAGGTTGAGCAGGAAAAAATTCTTTCTCAACTTAGTTATCGTATTCGTAAATCTCTACAATTAGACACTATTTTACATAGTACTGTTAATGAGGTTAGACAATTTTTAGATTGCGATCGCGTCATTGTTTATCAACTTTATCCTGATGGGGATGGAGTGATTATTGCGGAGTCTGTCGTCGAAGGAGTAATGTCTATTCATGGGCGGGTAGTACAAGATCACTGTTTTGCTAAGGATTTTATTCAACCCTATCTCAATGGTAGAATTCAGGCAGTTGATGACGTTTTTGAGGGAAATTTATCACCTTGTCACCTAGATTTGCTCTTAGGCATTCAAATACGGGCGAATTTAGTTGTACCAATTATCTATCATGATGGTTTATGGGGCTTACTAGCCGCTCAAAATTGTCGTCAAACCCGACACTGGCTAGAAGAAGAAATCGTCTTACTGCAAAAATTGGGATCTCAGGTAGCTATTGCCATTCAACAGTCAGAATATGCTCAAAAAGCCCTAGAAATTGCTAAATATCAAACTGCGATCGCATCTTTAGGCAATACGGCTTTACTGAATAATGATATTCAAACCCTGATTAATGACACCGTAGAAATTGTTAGCGACACCTTGAAAGTAGAATATTGCGATATTTTGGAATTACAGGCTAATCAAGCCTCATTTTTAGTCAAAGCAGGAAAAGGATGGTCATCAGACTGGATTGGAAGCGCACAAGTAGGCTCATCTCCCCGTTGGATGCCGGGCTATACCCTGAAGGTAATGCAACCAGTAATTACGGATGATTTATTAGTAGAAACCCGTTTTAGTCCATCCCCTTTTTTACATAATACAGGAATTTTAAGTGGTGCGACAGTGAATATTGGTGGAGAAGATAATTATTTTGGCGTGATAGGAGTTTATAGTAAAATACCCCGTAAATTTACCAGAGAAGAAATTAATTTTTTGCAAACAATTTCTAATGTTTTAGCTACTGCTATTGATAAAAATAGAACTCAAATGCAGTTAGATTACTTTTTTAATCTTTCTTTAGATATGTTTTGTATTACGGGAGTTGATGGTTCTTTTAAAAGGATTAATTCTAGTTTTTTAACTACATTAGGCTATGAAGAAAAAGAAATTATTAAAGGCAATATTCTATCTTTTATCCATCCTGATGATTTAGAGATTACTAAAGCCGAATTAGAAAAATTAAGTAGGGGTTTTAAAAGTGTTAATTTTGAAAATCGTTGGCTAACAAAAGACGGGCAGTATCGTTGGTTAGCTTGGAAAAGTTTACCCTATGAAGAGGGCTTAATTTATGCGGTGGCTAGAGATATAACTCTTGCCAAACAAGCAGAGTCTCAACTTCGCAGTCTCAACGAAGAATTGGAAATTAGAGTTAGGGATCGCACGGAAGAATTAGAACAAACTACCACAAGATTAAGAACTTTTGTTCAAACTGCGGGGACAATTTTAGTCGTCTTAAATCAAGAGTATCGCATTGTGGAATGGAATGAAGAAGCGGAAAAAATCTTTGGATGGCAAAGAGACTCTGTATTAGGGGAAGATTACTTTTTACTTTTTGTTGCCCCTAGTAATCGAGAAGATTTAAAAGATATATTCAATAAAACCCTTAATCAAGGGCAAGTGCAGAGAAACTTAGAAACAAAAATACTAACAGCCGATGGTAGTGAAAGAACATTATTATGGAATATTAACCGTTTTACAGATAATCATGGGCAAGGTATTGGTATTATCGCCTGTGGGCAAGACATCGAAGAAGTTAGACTCGCACAACTAAGATGGAAATTAAGTGAGGAAAGATTCCGCAGTATTTTTAATCAAGCCGCCGTTGGTATTGTGCAAGTTAGTTTACCGGGTAAATTAGTCTTAGCTAATGATAAGTTTATTCAACTATTAGGATTTGATCGCAACGATTTAGTGGATGTGGATTTTCATTCTTTGATTCATCCCGATGATGTTTCTGCCACCCTCACAGATTTATCCTATCTTTTAAATGCTAATCAAGCCACTTTCGAGAGAGAAGTGCGTATTCGTTGTAATAGTAACAGTCATGATTGTTTTCTCTGGATTAACTTAAATATGTCAGTGGTGTGGGTTGCCGTTGAACCATCTTACTTTATTGCTGTAATCAATGATATTAGCGATCGCAAAAAAGCAGAGGAATCCTTACAGGAAAGTGAAGCCCGTTTAAATAGTGTGTTAAGTTCACTACAAGATGTGGTTTGGTCAATGTCTTTACCAGACCTAAAATTAAGATATATAAACCCTGCTTGTCAGATACTATACGGTTATTCTCCTGCAGACATATTAGCAAATCGGGGGATTCTCTTAGAAATGGTTATACCCGAATATCATCAAGAAGTAGAGTCAACATGGAAAAATATCATGGAAAACTATCATCTCGGAGTCTTACAAAATCAAAAAGAGATGAATTGGGAAATTGAGTATAAAATTCAATTATCAAATGGGCTTCATCGTTGGATAAGAGAGCGATCGCATATTGTATATGATAAATATGGTAGAGCAGTAAGCATTGATGGTATTTCCACCGATGTCACCGAAAGACATGAAGCGGAAGAAAAACTGTTTAAATCCTTACAAGAAAAAGAAATTCTCCTCAAAGAAATTCACCATCGAGTTAAAAATAATCTTTATGTCATTTCCGGTTTATTAAATCTGCAATCTAGCTATATAGAAGATGAACAAGTAAGGAGTTTGTTCGATGATAGCCAAAACCGCATTCAAACCATGGCAGTTATCCATGAGCAATTATATCAATCCGATGACCTATCACAAATTAACTTTGCCGACTATATCAATCGCCTCGTTTCCAATCTTTTCCTTTCCTATAACCATTATCATACAGGTATAAAACCCGTTACTTATTTACAAGAATGTCGTCTAAATATTGAAACAGCTATCCCCGCAGGATTATTAATCAATGAATTAGTAACCAATGCTTTTAAACACGCTTTTCCCACAGGAGAAGGAGAAGTAACCATTAACTTAATTGCCAAAGAAGAAGACATAGAATTAGAAGTCAAAGATAATGGTATTGGCTTACCTGATAATTTAAACATTGAGCAAACAAACTCATTAGGTTTACGCCTTGTCAGACTTTTAGCTCAACAATTAGATGCAGAAATAGTAGTCGAAAGCGAAAAAAATCAGGGTAGTTGTTTCCGTCTTTGCTTCAAACCTTGA
- a CDS encoding AAA family ATPase produces MFTNLTVKNFRCFQNLTLNNISRLNLIGGMNNVGKTSLLEAIFLLLGANIPDLSLRINMFRGIEQFTNNYETMWGWLFNNKKIDNIIELIAKNKNETKPEILTINLSSENFSLSPQQNMQDKPKSLSSLTTELIPNKLNLTYKKGDLKVDSSLMVTPDGLITGKREPIYLKPGIFISSKLRSNREDTERFSNLEKKKRQDKIVNILQLLEPRLERLAVLIEGGLPMIAGDIGIGELIPIAYMGEGISRLLSIILAIATTENGVVLIDEIENGLHYSKITDIWKGIDLISRQTNTQIFATTHSFECITSAHQAFNNDSNYDFTYHRLERVNDFIQVFSYDKETINTSVEMNFEMR; encoded by the coding sequence ATGTTTACAAATTTAACAGTTAAAAACTTCCGTTGTTTCCAAAATTTAACTTTAAACAATATATCAAGATTAAATCTAATTGGGGGGATGAATAATGTAGGTAAAACATCCTTATTAGAAGCAATATTCCTTTTATTAGGTGCAAATATTCCTGATTTATCACTCAGAATTAATATGTTTAGGGGTATTGAACAATTCACAAATAATTATGAAACAATGTGGGGATGGCTATTTAATAATAAAAAGATAGATAATATTATTGAATTGATTGCAAAAAATAAAAATGAAACTAAACCTGAAATTTTAACAATTAACTTAAGTTCAGAAAATTTCTCTTTATCTCCACAGCAAAATATGCAAGATAAACCGAAATCACTTAGCTCATTAACGACAGAATTAATTCCAAATAAACTCAATTTAACTTACAAAAAAGGTGATTTAAAAGTAGACTCCAGCTTAATGGTTACTCCGGACGGCTTAATAACTGGAAAAAGAGAACCTATTTATTTAAAACCAGGAATTTTTATTTCCTCCAAACTTCGCTCCAATAGAGAAGATACAGAAAGATTTAGTAATTTGGAAAAGAAAAAGCGTCAAGATAAAATAGTTAATATCCTACAGTTATTAGAACCTAGATTGGAGCGTTTAGCAGTTTTGATTGAAGGAGGTTTGCCTATGATTGCAGGAGATATTGGAATAGGAGAATTAATCCCAATTGCTTACATGGGTGAAGGAATTTCCCGCTTACTATCGATAATATTAGCTATAGCTACAACAGAAAATGGAGTAGTTTTAATTGACGAAATTGAAAATGGGTTACATTATTCGAAAATAACTGATATATGGAAAGGAATAGATTTAATTTCTCGTCAAACTAATACCCAAATATTTGCTACTACCCACAGTTTTGAATGTATAACATCAGCCCACCAAGCATTTAATAATGATAGTAATTACGATTTTACTTACCATCGATTAGAAAGAGTTAATGATTTTATTCAAGTATTTTCTTATGATAAAGAAACAATTAATACCTCTGTTGAAATGAATTTTGAAATGAGATAA
- a CDS encoding CatB-related O-acetyltransferase, with translation MTYPNPEQIYPLTNYSRLCFLKNIVKNPNIIVGDFTYYDDFENPLNFEKNVLYHFDFIGDKLIIGKFCAIASNVKFIMNGANHPLNNFTTYPFAIFGNGWEDKMSVEATSKGDTIIGNDVWLGYNTTIMPGVKIGDGVIVATNSMVTKDIPAYHIVGGNPAQIIRKRFDDEIINFLLELKWWDWTLEKITKYIPVLCSNNIQELKKIVEE, from the coding sequence ATGACTTATCCTAATCCAGAGCAAATATATCCTTTAACTAATTATAGTCGTCTTTGTTTCTTAAAAAATATCGTTAAAAATCCAAATATCATTGTTGGTGATTTTACTTACTACGATGATTTTGAAAATCCTTTAAATTTTGAAAAAAACGTATTATATCACTTTGATTTTATTGGTGATAAATTAATTATCGGTAAATTTTGTGCTATTGCTAGTAATGTTAAATTTATTATGAACGGAGCAAATCATCCTTTGAATAATTTCACCACCTATCCTTTCGCTATTTTCGGTAATGGATGGGAAGATAAAATGTCAGTGGAAGCAACATCAAAAGGAGATACTATCATTGGAAATGATGTGTGGCTAGGTTACAATACAACGATTATGCCCGGTGTGAAAATTGGGGATGGTGTCATTGTAGCGACTAATTCGATGGTAACAAAAGACATTCCTGCTTATCATATTGTTGGCGGTAATCCTGCTCAAATTATTAGAAAACGTTTTGATGATGAAATAATCAATTTTTTATTAGAATTAAAATGGTGGGATTGGACTTTGGAAAAAATCACAAAATATATTCCCGTATTATGCAGTAATAATATTCAAGAACTAAAAAAAATTGTAGAGGAATAA
- a CDS encoding DUF3226 domain-containing protein, with protein MSQEIKQINKPKLLIGEGKDEIRFFQSFLKYLNICDMMVESYNGKDNLYSYLKTLVLRPNFSQLVSIGITRDADNKPIEDLFKSICSALKRANLSNPNNLSKSSKGTPKINIFILPDNQNSGMLETLCLKSLKNDISMNCVDKYFDCIRQKSDIFPKNIDKAKIHAWLASREIPDKRLAEASEVGYFDFNNSAFDNLKEFIISL; from the coding sequence ATGTCCCAAGAAATTAAACAAATTAATAAACCAAAATTATTAATTGGAGAAGGTAAAGATGAAATTAGATTCTTTCAAAGTTTTCTTAAATATTTAAACATTTGTGACATGATGGTAGAGTCTTACAATGGCAAGGATAACTTATATTCTTATCTAAAAACATTAGTATTGAGACCAAATTTTTCTCAATTGGTTTCTATTGGAATTACTAGAGATGCTGATAATAAACCCATTGAGGATCTTTTTAAGAGTATTTGCTCTGCACTAAAAAGAGCAAATTTATCAAATCCGAATAATTTATCAAAATCAAGCAAAGGAACACCGAAAATTAATATATTTATTCTGCCAGATAATCAAAATTCGGGAATGCTAGAAACTTTATGCTTAAAATCATTAAAGAATGATATATCAATGAATTGTGTTGATAAATATTTTGATTGTATAAGACAAAAATCAGATATTTTCCCCAAAAACATAGACAAAGCTAAAATTCACGCTTGGTTAGCAAGTAGAGAAATTCCAGATAAACGATTAGCCGAAGCATCTGAAGTAGGTTACTTTGATTTTAATAACTCAGCTTTTGATAATTTAAAGGAATTCATCATATCCCTTTAA
- a CDS encoding leucyl aminopeptidase — MDIKISNINKLDWSGSALALSFFADDNLSLTEELNQLDQKLGNTISELIAETEFTGKEGVSAIARVGGDSAIKKIIIIGLGKPEDVNLDTFRQAGGNIARIAKQGKVAKLGVAINCDNYEDEILAQVISEGIILASHQDNRFKSEPEESKINLDTVELLGLFASESAITKAQNIASGVILARELVNSPANDINPVTMAEMVQNLASEHNLELTILEQADCEKLGMGAFLGVAKASDLPPKFIHLVYKPQGTAKRKLAIVGKGLTFDSGGLNLKVSGSGIETMKMDMGGAAATFGAAKAIALLKPEVEVHFISAVTENMISGKAMHPGDILTASNGKTIEVNNTDAEGRLTLADALVYADKLGADAMVDLATLTGACIVALGNDIAGLWTTEDKLANELKIAAEAGGEKFWQMPMESKYFEQMKSPIADMKNTGTRAGGSITAALFLQQFVKDTPWAHLDIAGPVWTDKPNAVNNEGGTGFAVRTLVNWVINN; from the coding sequence ATGGATATAAAAATCAGCAATATTAACAAATTAGATTGGAGTGGTTCAGCTTTAGCACTAAGTTTTTTCGCTGATGACAACCTCAGTCTAACAGAAGAATTAAATCAGTTAGATCAAAAATTAGGAAATACCATTAGCGAGTTAATCGCTGAAACAGAATTTACAGGCAAAGAAGGAGTAAGTGCGATCGCACGTGTAGGGGGAGATAGTGCCATCAAAAAAATTATCATCATTGGTTTAGGAAAACCAGAAGATGTCAACCTAGATACTTTCCGTCAGGCAGGAGGAAATATAGCCCGTATTGCCAAGCAAGGAAAAGTAGCAAAATTAGGTGTAGCAATTAATTGTGATAATTATGAAGACGAAATTCTAGCTCAAGTTATCAGCGAAGGTATAATTCTCGCTTCTCATCAAGACAATCGTTTTAAATCCGAGCCAGAAGAAAGTAAAATCAATCTCGATACCGTTGAATTACTGGGATTATTCGCCAGTGAATCAGCAATCACTAAAGCCCAAAATATTGCTTCTGGGGTAATTTTAGCCAGAGAATTAGTCAACTCTCCCGCCAACGACATCAATCCTGTTACCATGGCGGAAATGGTGCAAAATTTAGCCTCAGAGCATAATTTAGAATTAACAATTCTCGAACAAGCAGACTGCGAAAAATTAGGCATGGGGGCATTTTTAGGAGTGGCTAAAGCCTCTGATTTGCCCCCTAAATTTATTCACCTCGTCTATAAACCCCAAGGCACAGCAAAACGAAAACTAGCCATTGTCGGTAAAGGTTTAACCTTTGACTCTGGTGGTTTAAACCTCAAAGTTAGTGGTAGTGGCATCGAAACCATGAAAATGGATATGGGCGGTGCGGCGGCTACTTTTGGGGCGGCAAAAGCGATCGCACTTTTAAAACCAGAAGTAGAAGTACACTTTATCAGTGCAGTCACCGAAAATATGATTAGCGGTAAGGCTATGCACCCCGGAGACATCTTAACTGCCTCCAATGGGAAAACCATCGAAGTTAACAACACCGATGCAGAAGGGCGTTTAACCCTTGCAGATGCTCTTGTTTATGCCGACAAATTAGGTGCTGATGCGATGGTTGACTTAGCCACATTAACAGGGGCTTGTATCGTTGCTTTAGGTAACGATATAGCAGGATTATGGACAACGGAAGATAAATTAGCCAACGAGTTAAAAATTGCCGCCGAAGCAGGAGGAGAAAAATTCTGGCAAATGCCCATGGAAAGTAAATATTTTGAACAGATGAAATCTCCTATTGCCGACATGAAAAATACTGGTACTCGTGCAGGAGGCTCAATCACCGCCGCTCTATTCTTGCAACAGTTCGTCAAAGACACTCCTTGGGCTCATTTAGATATAGCAGGACCAGTTTGGACAGATAAACCCAACGCTGTCAATAATGAAGGTGGTACAGGCTTTGCTGTGCGTACCCTTGTCAATTGGGTTATCAATAATTAA